The genomic DNA TGGCTCATTTCACACTTTTTCAAAAGCATTATGATGGCAGAAAACTGGgtcaatttttctatttctgtttttcttatATCTTTTCTGTTTAATctctttttacttctttgtttcaaaaatgcTTACTCTTGGCAATAAAGACATTCTTAAATACGTAAACTTGTCGAAAGCAAACATAAGCATTTAGACTGCAAGCTGTCTCTCCCTTTCGGTGAAGTCCGTTGTGCAAGCGCCCCACTTCCGGAGCTCCCCACGGCCCACTAATATCAATatcttttcattaaatatttttttgatttgaGCGACAGACTTTGTTGcaaaggagggactgctcgtagtccAATAACCATTCGAAATACactttaaaaaaactgttttatcgatgtttttataaaaaaaaatcgtatgCGGGCAAGTTAGGTGGTCCTCTTAAAAAGTTAGAGCTGcagagaaataataattattcttttatctTTCCAGTAAACGTACAGGAATCTGATACAACTTGACTAATTTGTCTTGCTTTTAACGAACCTAAAAACAATGCATTACTGAGTGGAAATAAGAAACGTAATCATGTCGGAAGCCTGTGCCAAATTACATCTCTAAGGGTCATCAATTTGTCCGAAAATGTCCGCAGGGGGGTCTGGGAACGATAATGAAGGCCAGATCCCGCTCGTTCCGCAGCGCTAATGATGAGTGCCTGTTCGCAAGCTAGAGTTATTCTTGATTGGGCGATTACAACTTCGGGAGCTGGGGTGGAGATCATCCAAAAACAGACTATACGTCAATAATACGGTTAACTTGATCGCATTTCACGAACCGGCCGTAATGTCTTTTCAATTAAGTTTAATGGCGGAAAGTCACCTCCTCTTTTTCCCGAGTTTCACTTTCCCAGCTGTACCTTTCTTCCTCTTTCCGGATACAATaagatgttttctttttgctgAGCCCTGAAAGAAAACGTAATGAAACTTAAAATTCTCGGTTGAAAATCGAGTATCGAGTAGCAGACCGAACACCAGAGCGACAACGCACGTGAAACTCTCCGTGATCCAAGACTGTCTTCCTCCTAACTTCTAAGCATTACCTTGACGTAAAGTGACAGGTAGTTGTCAAAATGAAACTGTCCATTTTGTTTAAGTCAATAGACTGATAAAAAGTTCCTATGAAATAAATGTACGACACGCCAGTgattttaaaacctttcataAAATCACCCCCTCCGCTCGCTTTGCTAACGCCAGCTTTTTCTCTACCAGAAATATATACCTCTAACATACCTCAAATGTTTCCTTGGCATGATCATCCTCAACCGCGCCTTCATCATCGCTGGTGTGATTTCCATTAACATGAGGTTCAGAAGCCACTCccatctttttcttctttgtagaATTCGTTTTAAGCTCAGTCATCGAGGAATCTAATTTCTTGGTGATGTTAAGATCGTCGTTTAACCTTTTCGCTTTTATCctcttctgttttgtttttgatgcaGACCTTGGGGAAGAGCTTGACATCAAACGTGGAGAAAAATAGTTTAACACGTCACAAACAGTGTCCAATGTGACGCTTTTGCCATCTGGTCCTTGAATTTGCAAATCCGGCATGTTTCTAGAAACAGTTGAAGAAAATTAATCCCCTATCGTCGTGAATTAGAATGGGAAATATTGCTACATGTACAGTTTCATCTAGCCTCGTCACAATGTGTCCTCTCTTGCATTTCTGTCTGGAAAAAGTCTGGAGAGGTACAGAAGATACAACTGCTATGTTAATCATTCAGTACAATGCCTACTTTGTTAGCACATGGAGAGAGTGAACAACAGATACAGCTTGTTGAAGTAACATGATGTCGTCTTCTCCTGACTGAGATGTGTGTCCATTTATTTGACAGAAGTGGGAGGCCAAAGAATACAGCTGGAGAGGAAttggaaaaattaacagaaaacatTTGAGTTTAAAGTAATTGGTCTGGAAAACTTATGTACACAGGGCGCTTATCAGATGGAGGGCGCTTAAGGGAGGGAgaacattttaaagaatttattgACCTGTACTTATTCTACTGTGTTTTAAGCTCAAAAACTTTTAAGAATAAGTTTTCCTCTTAACCTAATTTtatgaaagtgaagaagaagGGAGGAGGGCACTCTTTCAAGAGGTCAAGAAAGGCACTTGGTTTGATATTATGACCaagaggggtgggggtgggtgCTTGTTAGAGTGTGGGAGCTTATTAGGGCGTGGCTGctttattcaaggaaataaaattgtcaaactATGACAGTTTCAACTTTTCATTAATTGAAGATGATATTTTAGATGCTTGAAATCTTATCTTGTATTTCCTCCTTTAATTTCCCGCTTGTTGCTTTCCTTATCACAATGATAAAGTTTAAATTTGCTACCATTTCGGGAGATGGGTATTAATAAGGTGACATAAATTTGAGAGTTATCTCGCTACACCATACAATTCTGTGGCTTCTACTCAGAAATCTCTGACTAAATCTAGATGAAGTGAGTACTATTTTTTTCAGACATGGGGAATATTTCCTGTGAAGTATTGGAATTCTCCTGCTATATCTACTAATGAAAACCCTAAGGGCCTGTtgtttaaacaaagtttagctgtCATGTAACTAAACTGCTTCCTAAACTATCTGGAATTAAGCTGAGTATTTTATCTGAGCATTTATTGTTGCAAACAGTTTCAAGAGGGCTGAAAGCTAATAGTGGAAGGGCATTCATTTCATTAAAACAACCCTCTTACAGAGAATATGTAAGGCCCTCTACTTGCGTAAAActgtggtttgggttagaccttgtGCAAAGAACGAGCCCTTAGGGTCTATCATTGACTGAAGTATTCCAAGCACAGGCAGGAAAATTCAAGCCAACATACCTTTGCACTGTCTGAAGAGTTATCTGAAGACAACAGGAAATTCAGTAGCTTTGCAAGGTTCAACAGCAAATGACAATCTTGACAACAAAACTACAATGTTAAATGAAAGCAATTCAGGGATTGTCTGAGAATATTATAGTATACTTTGGAATACTGGTAAGAACATGTGATTTCAAGTGTGGATCATTTTGATGAAAGGAACAAAGTAAGGAGTATGGACCAGACGGCTTTTTTCCAAAGGTGATAAGCATTCCATATTTTAACAGCTCTGACAGCCTACCTAGATACCTAGTGCTCCCACAAAGGGCAAAGACTTAGCAAGCCAACCAAGCAAACAAAGCCaaactttcatttaaaactATTGTCTccatgtaaaaaattaaaatgatattaCATTGGAAAGAAAAGTCTTTTTCCCCCAGACCATGGACTCTGTCATGCCCAACAAAAAGGAACTTTGCAAAAGTCTACATTCACAACAACTCCCACTGGTAATTTCTCAAATTTCTCTGACACTGCCTCTTCTACCCAGTGATGCTCCTATGTGTAAACTAAGATGAACAGTGTAACATTGTGTCACTCAAGAACATCACACATTTCCTCTGAGAAAGGCTTTAAAACTTAGGTGTCTTCTATGCAAAGAAATGACAAATGACAATGTTAATGTAAAGGCTGCCACCACAGATGAAGAATAAGCATGATTACCAGTCAAGTCATATGATGGAGAAATGTTTGCAATCCATATTCCCTCCTACAGGAGAAACGAAATCTATTAAAGTTTCAAAACTAACCTCTGCCCCTTTAATCTTCAGAATCCTTTTAGTCCAATCTATATGCCAAGTTAGTATCCTTTCCACAGTTTTCTGACAAATTAAAAAGATGCATATTATACAAATTCAATGcattaatccttttttcttccCAAGCAAAGAGTACCTGACTTTTTGGGTTGTTGAGCAATAAATGTTACTCACCACAGAATCCTGTGGGATGTCCAAAGTCTCACTGTCCTTGGAAACTACTTTGCCACACCATTTACAATGGATCTTCAAACATATAAAATGTATATTATTTCTCATACCACTCCCACTCATTAACAAAACTTCAGTCTGTTACACtactaataatatacatgaaaaattcatgcagttctgattggctgaaaaggagtgcatttttcatgtaacatgatTGCAAAGTTATTACACATGTGCAAAGTTGTAGCCAATGGACTTTTTTAGCTATGTGATCACGTGGTTTGAAATGGGCAAACGGAAATCAAAATGGCTGCTCAAGTACATTGCATGTCTCACAAACGACATCTTATGGATGAGATGCGTTCTTTTCTTTACGGAATTTTCACATTCACAGATAAATCAGGACTCATAAGACAATGGTAATATACAAATAAGCAACAATTGATATGGAGTCTTGAAATGTTAAGCAGCCTCAAGctgggaaaacaaaaaataagcaCACGATTCttaaagaacacaaaaataCATGAAACAGGCACAAAAGTGCGTAGcagatatatatttatttttgcttcaaaaatgACGTCGACACAGTCGTGATCTTACGAATGTTAGATGTATCTCACTTTTATGTATCCATAAAGTTAGAAAGGACAACTACGAATTTCCTAGTTTAACTAAAAACTTTAATCATACCTCTAATTCCGCCCTGCTTTCACGAGGATCGTTCAAACCAGACTGAAGAGCTTGTAAGACCTTCGAAATAATCTTTTATTAGTTGTAGCAAAACGGTGAATTTACAAGCTCACATTTAAACCTGAAGGTATGAAACCCTCTTTAGAGTAAATTTTGAACTAATGATACAACCTTTTTCACGTCATGCATTCCAGGTAAAATCTGCGGTGATAAATTCGAAAAAGACTTTGTCAAAGTCTCAACTAAGGGTTCCCATGCGTTTTCGTCAGCCATCTTGAAATTCTTCCTCGAAATGGAAAACATGACGTATCTACCTTACTACTCCACATAACCGCTGAGCACTACTAAGCTTACCACGTGCAGATTTTCAAAATGGTGCCCGAGGAAGACGAAATATCTGAACGGTTTGGATCGGTTCGCCTTGTTGGGGGTGAATCTCTGGTATCTCACCGAACAGTGTTCAGCAGAGACTCCAAGTATGTTATCAATCGCGTCATTCCGTGTCGTAAATCGCAAAGTTCATTTAAGTCGTGGCGTCGAAGTCCTGATTGTTTGTTAATGTCCACAGGATCTTATTTTGCTCTTGCGGCCGAAAAATACGTGTGTATAGCACGTTAACGGGAGATTTATTGCGAGAACTCCAAGGACACGAAGGAAAAGTTACAGACTTTAAAATCAACCCTAAAAATCACTTACAGGTTCGTACAGGTAGCGAGTTAGATTGTGGAGGATTTTTAAGTCGCGAGCTCTGTGCAGTGCAgtgaattaatttcaattttaagcTTACGTAGTCTTATAATATATACCTTTCTATAATAAACTGAATTATACgatcatttttattttggttcttcCTTATGATGTATTAGGGGACGGACACAGATAACATTACCATTACCAACACTTTTCTTTACGATATGAAACCAAGAGATTCTGAGTAGCCATGTGTTGTGTATTCGTTTAGTGCAAACTCTAACTCTTCGACTGGTTTCTATATCCTGcctgggtaaaatttccgcacagccccatactacattatgcattcagttgttggatagagaaaacaatgacaaaaacaatacattgccattgggaaaacagatttgttttacaatagtatggggctgtgcggaaattttacccctGCCTGTAGTCAACGATCAACTATCTAATAACCTAGTGCAATCATGTTACTTGATAACAGTACTTTTACATCATTCAGTAATGCAGTAATTATTTATCACACTATACACTATACACCATAACTCTTTCCAATAATAGATTACAGAATATGTAAAAaggtggtaagaacatcagtgacacactctgCTACACCTTATGTGCCTCTCTTGTTCTTACTACATTTTAACTTTATCTGCAATCTCTTTGTACTGTACATACGCAGGCAATTACATGGAATCTACATGTATTTTGTCTATAAGAACTGAATAGTGTTCATTGTCCTGTGAAAAAGCAAGAGCAGTTTTTGTTGCAGTATTAATTACCAAATTCGGTGTCATCTTAAACTATTGTGATTACTGTAGATAATACTTGTACTTTCAAAGGGTTTGAATTTCATGTAAACAGTCCACCTTGGGGTTTGCTGTTTAAATCGTTGTAGATGTGGGTCTGTGTacagtttgaatttgttttcctatttgaatttgtgttggTTACTGCATCACAAGCtgtatattaaccctttaactcccaagatgtcattagtaattctccttactgtctgccaaacagtTCTTGGGATGTTAGTTGGAGAAtctggtattagatcaacttataatcccctaattgatatttttctttattctcatcacttgtctacttgatattgtattgatatcataaaggagaaattctgtcttggtcactcatgggaattaaagggttaaatgtagGATTTCATGATGCAGTGAACAtttccattaaccctttacacttaTTATCAGTTGGCAAGTTCTCTGTACTATTTTAATACATATCTATGGTACTAACAGGAAGAATTAACCTAAAAGTCAAGGGCTCCTTGAGCTAACCAATACCTTTATTCCTATGACCTAATATTTGATAGAGaagtgatactgttgggagaaattagatgcataTCACTCTTAGATTATAAAAGGTTAAGTCCATGTTTTGCCTCTAGTTAATTTCCTGCGCAGTCAGTGGAGATGTCATATATTGGGATTATACAGATGGACAGATTATAAAGGTAAGCACTGATCAAAGTACAATTTATGTTGCAGTTAAGATAAAGTTATTTTGGCAAGGACAATTAATATGCTGGTGTTCAAACTTTTCAGTGGCTCTAGAATTTTTCatatcagttttcttttgatttcactttttttgtaattgtcaCCTTATTCTGAAATTGAAGGAAACAAATCataaaccttttaactcccaagatctcattaataatgctctttactgtctgccatacagtttttgtgatgttagtttggagaatttggtattggatcaacttactgatatttttct from Pocillopora verrucosa isolate sample1 chromosome 10, ASM3666991v2, whole genome shotgun sequence includes the following:
- the LOC131800075 gene encoding uncharacterized protein; translation: MADENAWEPLVETLTKSFSNLSPQILPGMHDVKKVLQALQSGLNDPRESRAELEIHCKWCGKVVSKDSETLDIPQDSVKTVERILTWHIDWTKRILKIKGAEFCCQDCHLLLNLAKLLNFLLSSDNSSDSAKLYSLASHFCQINGHTSQSGEDDIMLLQQAVSVVHSLHVLTKNMPDLQIQGPDGKSVTLDTVCDVLNYFSPRLMSSSSPRSASKTKQKRIKAKRLNDDLNITKKLDSSMTELKTNSTKKKKMGVASEPHVNGNHTSDDEGAVEDDHAKETFEGSAKRKHLIVSGKRKKGTAGKVKLGKKRR